In a single window of the Oscillospiraceae bacterium genome:
- a CDS encoding helix-turn-helix domain-containing protein, whose product MLSVSKNELNKALEHFYNVTGIKIVMYDSERRIITTYPETFEPYCTVVRCAPALKKRCLGCDNTGFDVCDATRRPYIYKCHMHITEAIAPIIANGVIIGYLLFGQVLCGEDEKAAYDWAVQAAEDFGFDKTNFLDKLAAIKRATPEYLSSALEIMSMCAGYLYTSEIIKQMPDILAAQLRDYINAHLSEELSSELLCHKFFISRSKLYKISVSEFGTGIMEHIKKERLELAARKLETTTAPISHVAYEVGIPDTNYFIRVFKGAYGITPRAYRRKYQFTE is encoded by the coding sequence ATGCTTTCGGTATCAAAAAACGAGCTTAACAAAGCTCTCGAACATTTTTACAACGTTACAGGCATCAAGATCGTTATGTATGACAGCGAACGACGTATTATCACCACATATCCGGAAACATTCGAGCCATACTGCACTGTTGTGCGTTGCGCCCCGGCGCTTAAAAAGCGTTGCCTTGGCTGCGACAATACGGGATTTGATGTGTGTGATGCCACACGCCGTCCGTACATCTACAAATGCCATATGCACATAACCGAAGCCATCGCGCCTATAATCGCCAACGGTGTTATCATCGGATATTTGCTTTTCGGGCAGGTGCTTTGCGGCGAGGACGAAAAAGCAGCATATGATTGGGCTGTTCAAGCCGCCGAGGATTTCGGCTTTGACAAAACAAATTTCCTTGATAAACTTGCGGCAATAAAGCGTGCAACACCCGAATATCTCTCGTCGGCACTTGAGATAATGTCAATGTGCGCAGGTTACCTTTATACAAGCGAAATAATTAAACAAATGCCCGACATTCTTGCCGCACAGCTTCGGGACTATATAAATGCCCACCTTTCCGAAGAGCTTTCATCGGAGCTTCTCTGCCACAAATTTTTTATATCACGTTCCAAGCTTTATAAGATATCGGTGAGCGAATTTGGCACAGGTATAATGGAGCATATAAAAAAAGAACGGCTGGAGTTAGCCGCCAGAAAGCTTGAGACCACCACAGCTCCGATATCGCATGTCGCATATGAGGTCGGTATTCCTGACACCAATTATTTTATTCGTGTATTCAAGGGAGCCTACGGCATAACCCCACGGGCATACCGAAGGAAATACCAATTTACAGAGTGA
- the pflA gene encoding pyruvate formate lyase-activating protein, giving the protein MIKGKVHSIQSLGTLDGPGVRYVVFMQGCDMRCKCCHNPDTWSHDGGDEYTPQEIFEKMLNFRVYFGKKGGITLSGGEPLLQAQFARELFLLCREAGVNTCIDTAGSVLDDKIKSLLDVCDRVLLDIKYTDGDLYRNNTGCEMHRVLDFLTYLEQSSIPTTLRQVVIPTVTDNEENILRLKKIADAHKCVDKIELLPFRKICQVKYDKMNIVFPFGHLAEPDAKTMEHLERIAGIRK; this is encoded by the coding sequence ATGATAAAGGGTAAGGTTCATTCCATTCAGAGCCTGGGAACTCTGGACGGACCGGGAGTAAGATATGTAGTGTTTATGCAGGGCTGTGATATGCGTTGTAAATGCTGTCATAACCCCGACACCTGGTCTCATGATGGCGGAGATGAATATACTCCGCAGGAAATTTTCGAAAAAATGCTGAATTTCCGTGTTTACTTCGGAAAAAAAGGCGGTATCACACTGTCGGGCGGAGAACCGCTTCTGCAGGCACAGTTTGCACGTGAGCTGTTTTTGCTGTGCCGTGAGGCAGGTGTGAACACCTGTATTGATACGGCAGGAAGCGTGCTGGACGACAAAATAAAATCGCTTCTTGATGTATGCGATCGTGTACTTCTGGATATAAAATATACAGACGGTGATTTGTACCGCAACAACACGGGCTGTGAAATGCATAGGGTGCTGGATTTTCTCACTTACCTTGAGCAAAGCTCCATTCCCACCACACTCAGGCAGGTTGTTATTCCTACCGTTACGGATAATGAAGAAAATATTCTGAGGCTGAAAAAAATTGCCGACGCTCATAAATGCGTTGACAAAATCGAGCTTTTGCCTTTTAGAAAGATTTGTCAGGTAAAGTACGATAAAATGAATATCGTTTTTCCGTTCGGACATCTTGCCGAGCCGGATGCCAAAACAATGGAGCATCTGGAAAGAATTGCGGGTATACGAAAATAA
- the pflB gene encoding formate C-acetyltransferase, which produces MEHKNWDGFKKGVWQDEINVRDFIQLNYKEYKGDHGFLANATPRTEGIRKKVESLFTLERQYGGVLDIDTATVSSLTSYSPGYIDKENELIVGMQTNRPLKRGVNPFGGMRMVRQACEAYGYKLSSKVEEEFRYRTTHNEGVFRAYTDEMRQARKCHVITGLPDAYGRGRIIGDYRRVALYGVDRLIEEKKKDKSKLSDGSFDSVKIRLDEELYKQISFLGLMKEMAAMYGYDISEPAKNAREAIQWTYFAYLAAIKEQNGAAMSLGRVSTFFDIYIERDIENGTLTEEGAQELMDDFVLKLRIARHLRTPEYNELFGGDPMWITEAVGGMGEDGRTLVTKNCFRMLHTLYTLGSSPEPNLTILWSTQLPEGFKNYCAKVSADTDSIQYENDDLMRPIYGDDYAIACCVSAMKLGKQMQFFGARCNLAKLLLIAINGGYDTTSNMHIGPQMPVMDVEKLEYSAVMERFDIYIAWLSHLYVNTMNVIHFMHDKYAYERTQMALHDTDVERFMAFGIAGLSVVADSLSAIKFANVHPVKDENGFIVDFETNGSFPKYGNDDDRVDVIAKDMAHKVITELRKTGTYRSAIHTLSVLTITSNVMYGKNTGATPDGRKAGAPFAPGANPMHNREENGALASLNSIAKISYDDCRDGISNTFSVTPQALGRTEEERIENLVSILDGYFAKKAHHINVNVLNRETLMKAYEEPELYPNLTIRVSGYAVNFNKLSREQQREVISRTFHESI; this is translated from the coding sequence ATGGAACATAAGAATTGGGACGGATTTAAAAAAGGCGTTTGGCAGGATGAAATTAATGTACGCGACTTCATTCAGCTTAACTATAAAGAATATAAAGGCGACCACGGCTTTTTGGCAAATGCTACACCTCGTACCGAGGGCATTCGCAAAAAGGTGGAGTCTCTTTTCACACTTGAACGTCAGTACGGCGGAGTTCTGGATATAGATACTGCTACCGTATCCTCTCTTACCAGCTATTCCCCCGGATATATAGACAAAGAAAACGAGCTTATTGTAGGTATGCAGACCAACCGCCCTCTCAAAAGAGGTGTCAACCCATTCGGCGGTATGAGAATGGTACGTCAGGCGTGCGAGGCATACGGCTATAAGCTGAGCAGTAAGGTAGAGGAGGAATTCCGTTACCGTACAACTCATAATGAGGGCGTTTTCCGTGCATATACGGATGAAATGCGTCAGGCGCGTAAGTGCCATGTAATAACAGGTCTTCCCGATGCTTACGGCAGAGGACGTATCATAGGCGACTACCGCCGTGTTGCACTTTACGGTGTTGACCGTCTTATTGAGGAGAAAAAGAAAGATAAGAGCAAGCTTTCCGACGGCTCATTTGACAGTGTTAAAATAAGACTGGATGAAGAGCTTTACAAGCAGATTTCCTTCCTGGGTCTCATGAAGGAAATGGCGGCGATGTACGGCTACGACATAAGCGAGCCTGCAAAGAATGCACGCGAGGCTATCCAGTGGACATATTTCGCATATCTTGCGGCAATCAAGGAACAGAACGGCGCCGCCATGTCTCTGGGCAGAGTAAGCACATTCTTTGACATTTATATAGAGCGCGATATTGAAAACGGCACTCTCACCGAAGAGGGAGCACAGGAGCTTATGGACGATTTCGTTCTCAAGCTGCGTATTGCGCGTCATCTCAGAACGCCCGAGTATAACGAGCTGTTCGGCGGCGACCCCATGTGGATAACCGAGGCAGTGGGTGGTATGGGCGAGGACGGCAGAACCCTTGTAACCAAGAACTGCTTCCGTATGCTTCACACTCTTTATACTCTCGGCTCCTCTCCCGAGCCTAACCTTACAATTCTGTGGTCTACTCAGCTGCCCGAGGGCTTTAAGAATTACTGCGCCAAGGTTTCTGCCGATACCGACTCCATCCAGTACGAGAACGATGACTTAATGCGCCCCATTTACGGCGATGATTATGCCATTGCATGCTGTGTTTCTGCAATGAAGCTGGGTAAGCAGATGCAGTTCTTCGGTGCGCGTTGCAACCTTGCAAAGCTGCTTCTTATCGCCATTAACGGCGGTTATGACACCACCAGCAATATGCATATAGGACCTCAGATGCCGGTAATGGATGTGGAAAAGCTTGAATACTCCGCTGTTATGGAGCGCTTTGACATATATATTGCATGGCTCAGCCACCTTTATGTAAACACAATGAATGTTATACACTTCATGCATGATAAATACGCCTACGAAAGAACCCAGATGGCACTTCATGATACCGATGTGGAGCGCTTCATGGCGTTCGGAATTGCGGGACTTTCTGTGGTTGCCGACTCTTTGAGTGCAATTAAGTTTGCCAATGTTCATCCCGTAAAGGACGAAAACGGCTTCATTGTTGATTTTGAAACAAACGGAAGCTTCCCCAAGTACGGAAACGATGACGACCGCGTTGACGTTATTGCCAAGGATATGGCGCACAAGGTCATTACCGAGCTTCGAAAAACAGGCACCTATCGCAGTGCGATACACACTCTTTCCGTACTCACCATTACCTCTAACGTTATGTACGGCAAGAATACAGGTGCTACTCCCGACGGACGTAAGGCGGGCGCACCATTTGCACCCGGTGCAAATCCCATGCACAACCGCGAGGAAAACGGTGCACTTGCGTCACTTAACTCTATTGCCAAAATCAGCTATGACGACTGCCGTGACGGAATTTCCAACACCTTCTCGGTTACTCCCCAGGCATTGGGCAGAACTGAGGAAGAGCGCATAGAAAATCTTGTTTCCATTCTGGACGGATATTTTGCAAAAAAGGCGCACCACATAAACGTAAACGTTCTTAATCGTGAAACACTCATGAAAGCGTATGAGGAGCCTGAGCTTTACCCGAATCTTACCATCCGTGTTTCGGGCTACGCTGTTAACTTCAACAAGCTCTCACGCGAGCAGCAACGTGAGGTTATCAGCCGTACCTTCCACGAAAGCATATGA
- a CDS encoding YdcF family protein yields MKKKIKNTLLYTFLFALILFMLGAAVNIFMMAWAQKYIITHNNLDALPEDFTPDCILVLGAKVIDDNTMSKILSDRVDAGLMVYEHYSGNVPLLLSGGDKPGQNEINAMSVYAFAKGAKEDLVLTDGKGVNTRASMARAKEIFNAKKMIVVTQDFHMARSLFLARSMGLEAYGVTSDFRMYYPRNYIREYFARIKDMLLVMSGNI; encoded by the coding sequence ATGAAAAAGAAGATAAAGAATACTCTGTTGTATACCTTTCTTTTTGCGCTGATACTGTTTATGCTGGGTGCGGCAGTAAATATATTCATGATGGCATGGGCACAGAAATATATTATCACCCACAATAATCTTGACGCCTTGCCCGAAGATTTCACGCCCGACTGCATACTGGTTCTCGGAGCAAAGGTTATCGACGACAACACCATGAGTAAAATCCTTTCTGACCGTGTGGATGCGGGGCTTATGGTTTATGAGCATTATTCCGGAAATGTGCCCCTGCTTCTCAGCGGAGGAGACAAACCGGGGCAGAACGAAATAAACGCCATGTCGGTATATGCGTTTGCCAAAGGCGCAAAGGAAGATTTGGTACTCACCGACGGCAAAGGGGTGAATACCCGTGCCTCGATGGCAAGAGCAAAAGAAATTTTCAACGCAAAGAAAATGATTGTGGTCACACAGGATTTCCACATGGCGCGTTCCTTGTTCCTCGCCCGGAGTATGGGGCTTGAAGCTTACGGTGTAACCTCCGATTTCCGCATGTATTACCCGAGAAATTACATACGCGAGTACTTTGCGAGAATAAAGGATATGCTGCTTGTAATGTCAGGAAACATTTAA
- a CDS encoding mannose-6-phosphate isomerase: MFPIVTKPIFKTAVWAGKKLSEYYGVDYSVSEAWMLSVRPNDNSQAVNEPYAGKTLGEIEEYRDASENFPLLIKLIDANTPLSVQVHPDDEYAHKKGEPYGKTEMWYIVEAQPGAQLVYGLKKGADSEALAKAVKDGKTADVLNYVDVKAGECYFIPAGMVHAIGAGILIAEIQQNSDTTYRLYDYDRVDKDGNKRQLHIEDALACTKPNAVSTYECTAPVIAKCDFFTTEKHSLKGAAGFDGREMTHILVLDGIGKIKYGEYTHSIEKYSSILAPKGCGEFILEGDFEVLVTRA; encoded by the coding sequence ATGTTTCCTATTGTAACAAAACCCATTTTCAAAACTGCTGTGTGGGCGGGTAAAAAGCTCTCCGAATATTACGGAGTGGATTATTCCGTGTCGGAGGCATGGATGCTTTCCGTGCGTCCCAACGACAACTCTCAGGCGGTGAATGAGCCTTATGCGGGAAAAACGCTGGGCGAAATAGAGGAATACCGCGACGCATCGGAAAATTTTCCTCTGCTCATAAAGCTTATCGATGCCAATACACCTCTTTCTGTGCAGGTTCATCCCGATGATGAATACGCACATAAAAAAGGCGAGCCTTACGGAAAGACCGAAATGTGGTATATTGTTGAAGCGCAGCCGGGTGCTCAGCTTGTTTACGGACTGAAAAAAGGTGCGGACAGCGAGGCGCTTGCCAAAGCGGTAAAGGACGGCAAGACGGCTGATGTTCTTAACTATGTGGACGTAAAGGCAGGGGAGTGCTATTTTATTCCCGCAGGAATGGTGCACGCTATCGGTGCCGGTATACTTATCGCTGAAATTCAGCAGAATTCCGATACTACCTACCGTCTGTATGATTACGACCGTGTGGATAAGGACGGAAACAAGCGTCAGCTTCACATTGAGGACGCTCTTGCCTGCACCAAGCCGAATGCGGTGAGTACATACGAGTGCACTGCCCCGGTTATTGCAAAGTGTGACTTCTTTACTACCGAAAAGCACAGCTTAAAGGGTGCTGCCGGCTTTGACGGCAGGGAAATGACACATATACTTGTACTGGATGGCATCGGAAAAATAAAATACGGTGAATATACTCACAGCATTGAAAAATATTCAAGCATTCTCGCACCCAAAGGATGTGGTGAATTTATTCTTGAGGGCGATTTTGAGGTGCTTGTAACAAGAGCATAA
- a CDS encoding M23 family metallopeptidase — MPPTAEITVSGKTENIAPFEMSWNYRKCDGNFRSSDVMHFTSAKIPLYDYSPDGSTVEIEFELVPDAVSVQIFDGADSVYSGKYGSEEYKSFTYNRKTKLEYIFTAEWYESSSARYHGKAIYKADVNYILTPVGLASSTRLENGEFTVLSIYNTARDEQLTLENGTAEFYENDGVKLMYCSDSNKDTQQQITLTVTDQSGNKITQFVQTEPVKSTLAFELHESIPDQLYTADYATPSPSLKKVLEAVSVSDGKMWNEKFEQPVEYTDALISFGTPLTKNGENTGYSCFILAKSDTQDVKSMGNGKAVFAGELGDYGKTIIIDHGIGIFTFYSNLDSLCVSSGDFVSKSDVIAKLNIQSGAALQYGVLAGGRFVDPQKLNTCLEAAGLV; from the coding sequence ATGCCGCCAACAGCCGAAATTACGGTATCGGGCAAAACAGAAAACATCGCTCCCTTTGAAATGAGCTGGAATTACCGCAAATGCGACGGCAATTTCCGTTCATCGGATGTAATGCACTTCACTTCCGCAAAAATACCGCTTTACGATTATTCGCCCGACGGCAGTACAGTAGAAATTGAGTTTGAGCTTGTTCCGGATGCAGTGTCGGTGCAGATATTTGACGGTGCCGACTCGGTTTACAGCGGAAAATACGGCTCGGAGGAATATAAAAGCTTCACCTACAACAGAAAAACCAAACTGGAATACATCTTCACTGCCGAATGGTATGAAAGCTCCTCGGCAAGATATCACGGAAAAGCAATCTACAAGGCAGATGTGAACTACATTCTTACACCGGTAGGTCTTGCCTCTTCCACAAGGCTTGAAAACGGCGAATTTACCGTACTGAGTATATATAACACCGCCCGTGACGAACAGCTTACACTTGAAAACGGAACCGCCGAATTTTACGAAAACGACGGTGTGAAGCTGATGTACTGTTCCGACTCAAATAAAGATACGCAACAGCAGATAACACTAACCGTCACCGACCAAAGCGGAAACAAAATAACCCAGTTTGTCCAGACAGAGCCTGTAAAAAGCACTCTCGCCTTTGAGCTTCACGAAAGTATTCCCGACCAGCTTTATACAGCTGATTACGCCACCCCCTCGCCCTCGCTGAAAAAGGTACTTGAAGCCGTTTCGGTAAGCGACGGAAAAATGTGGAACGAAAAATTCGAGCAGCCTGTTGAATACACCGATGCGCTCATAAGCTTCGGCACTCCTTTAACAAAAAACGGAGAAAACACAGGTTATTCCTGCTTCATACTTGCAAAATCCGACACACAGGACGTAAAAAGCATGGGTAACGGCAAAGCAGTGTTTGCGGGTGAACTGGGAGACTACGGTAAAACAATAATCATCGACCACGGAATAGGTATTTTCACTTTCTATTCAAATCTCGACAGTCTCTGTGTTTCTTCGGGCGATTTCGTCAGCAAATCGGACGTTATAGCAAAACTCAACATTCAGTCGGGAGCGGCGTTGCAGTACGGAGTACTTGCAGGCGGACGCTTTGTTGACCCGCAAAAGCTCAATACATGTCTGGAAGCCGCAGGTTTAGTGTAA
- a CDS encoding fumarylacetoacetate hydrolase family protein, giving the protein MKIARYTYNGETHTGIIRDGMIYRLTGDIYSDDFSAVSDGIPMDCVKLEIPSVPTKIVAVGKNYSEHIKEMGGPVPETPILFIKPSSSLTAHEGDIVFPEASQRVDHEAELCFIVKKTAKKVKKENWKEYILGYSCLNDVTARDIQKKDGQWTRAKGYDTFAPFGPWMETEIDPNNVTVTARVNGEVRQCASTSLFLYNIGELLEFITDGMTLFAGDVVTTGTPSGISAMQKGDVVEVEVEGIGILRNYCK; this is encoded by the coding sequence ATGAAAATCGCACGATATACATATAATGGTGAGACACATACCGGTATTATACGAGACGGCATGATATACCGTCTGACGGGAGACATATACAGCGATGATTTTTCTGCTGTTTCCGACGGCATACCGATGGACTGCGTTAAGCTTGAAATTCCCAGTGTACCTACAAAAATAGTAGCCGTGGGCAAAAATTACAGCGAGCACATAAAGGAAATGGGCGGTCCCGTACCCGAAACGCCCATACTTTTCATAAAACCCTCCTCAAGTCTGACGGCTCATGAGGGTGATATTGTTTTTCCCGAAGCCTCCCAAAGAGTTGACCATGAGGCGGAGCTTTGCTTTATAGTCAAAAAGACGGCAAAAAAAGTAAAAAAAGAGAACTGGAAGGAGTACATACTGGGTTACTCCTGCCTTAACGACGTCACCGCCCGCGACATTCAGAAAAAGGACGGGCAGTGGACACGCGCAAAGGGATATGACACCTTTGCACCCTTCGGCCCCTGGATGGAAACCGAAATCGACCCCAACAATGTTACCGTCACCGCAAGAGTAAACGGCGAGGTGCGTCAGTGCGCTTCCACAAGTCTTTTCCTTTACAACATAGGTGAGCTTTTGGAATTTATCACTGACGGCATGACGCTTTTTGCGGGCGATGTTGTTACAACAGGTACTCCCTCGGGCATATCTGCCATGCAAAAGGGTGATGTGGTAGAGGTAGAGGTAGAGGGTATAGGAATTCTCAGAAACTACTGCAAATAA
- the coaD gene encoding pantetheine-phosphate adenylyltransferase: MSNIAIYPGSFDPFTNGHLDIVLKGAKLFDEVHILIGTNANKKRAYSSEKMKTAIEKTLSDRNITNCKVIVHDGLVAEYTRFNKIDYMIRGLRNNLDYNYEENIAEINKLINPALEYVYFRAENVAVSSSMVKELYYYHKDVSGFVPSPVLDAMQNG, encoded by the coding sequence ATGAGTAATATTGCCATATATCCCGGCTCCTTTGACCCGTTTACCAACGGACATCTGGATATTGTTCTCAAGGGAGCAAAGCTGTTTGACGAGGTTCATATACTTATCGGAACAAACGCCAATAAAAAAAGGGCGTACAGCAGTGAAAAAATGAAAACCGCTATTGAAAAGACGCTTTCAGACAGAAACATAACCAACTGCAAGGTTATTGTTCATGACGGTCTTGTTGCCGAATATACCCGATTTAATAAAATCGATTACATGATACGCGGATTGAGAAACAATCTTGACTACAACTACGAGGAAAACATTGCGGAAATTAACAAACTGATAAATCCCGCACTTGAATATGTATACTTCCGTGCCGAAAATGTTGCGGTGTCATCCTCGATGGTTAAAGAGCTCTACTACTATCACAAGGATGTTTCAGGCTTTGTACCCTCACCGGTGCTTGATGCAATGCAAAACGGATAA